In Vigna angularis cultivar LongXiaoDou No.4 chromosome 8, ASM1680809v1, whole genome shotgun sequence, the DNA window CTTGTATTTTCTATACTTATCACCCCTTTTATAACCGAGCAAGACATATATCTTTCTTCCCTATTGTTCATTAGCTTTATCAAACCTCAATATCAGAATCATAAAATCAAGTTCAAATGTCACCCTACACACCCACTGAAGTAAGTCATCATGTTGTACCCCGAATACCTATACAAGTATATCACAACATAATCACATCAAATGtcaaatttattacaaaaaccAATGAAACACTATATATATACTCAATCTATTGTAAAAGGCCTAACAAAATCTCTTCCAAGTAATTCATTTGCATTATTTCAAACCCTTATATATCTAATAACTTATctactttattaaaaattatggtCTAATATTGAGATTTCATCTTTAAATTCAACAATTCATCAccttataaaaaagtaatataatatttgtgaagtttaaaaaaactaaattttgtatttagattgtacaatcaataatacaatGTACATTTTAgagtataaatttttatattttagattgtattCTAGAATGCAAAAATTTctgaaatacaaaatttatatttaaaatgcaCAATTTAAaatgtgtgaaaataaagaaaaaaaaacactttaggATTGTATAATCTAAAAGATCTCCATAATCCACACTCCGAAAGTTAGACAAAAGGAAAACCATAAACTCACCTATGCAACGCTGCCACTTCCCACTACCACTAAAGACCACCATTAATCATCACCACTAAGCTCTACCAACCACCAATAATCACCACTAATAAATCACAATAACAACACTGGTTCACTACTGGTTCAGACTggattgagtttgaaaaaaatgaaattttttaatatggaCCAATTTTCAACCTAGCTCACTTAGAACTCGGCTCACTCGGGTTGAACCTGTGGTGAGTTGGGTTGGTTTACCAATCtacctagtttaatttaattatatatgattttgtgtttcaatattattatttaacatttttttattgtattgtaaatgggaataaagaaaaagatgtttcaagagaacaaaatattatgaatttatcccttcaagactctaatattataaatagataaatgacataaaaatcaataatattataaatttatttattcatttttttggtttgtttttggattatatgagttgtatgttaattttttattttaaattgtcttcGGATTTTAATATagagtgaaattatttaaatttgaattacaaaaaaaattgtaacttttttggatttaaaaaaaaacttgtaattaagtgagtaaACCTGTTTAACCCACTAATTCGTTGTGGACCAGGCCggtttcaaatttttttaacttgttaataaatgagtcgaaataattaaaatatcaattttgtttaaagaattattttaaaattgttcattttaaaaaaacttgaatTACATAATTTGAAATGGTGGTAAAACttagaaaaaatgaaaacataaacataaatttcGCACCTTTACATTTGCTGGTGAAAGATAGGGAGAGTAGAGAGAAGAAATACAGTTAGGGATGTGCAAGATTAATTTTGTCTTCTTACATGCCCCTACCGGGTGCGGGAGAAAAACGGGTGCAAAAAGAAATCCAGTTATGAGAAAAAGCACTCTCCTTCGTCCAAACGGTGATATTGATAACAGATAAACTTTGTTTCAGTGATCATTATCCACATCACTTCACATCACCCATGGCTGCCTCATCCACCATCAACAacttcctctctttcttcttaCCCACAAAACCTCCGCCACCCTCTACCCCGCCGCCGATCCAATTCAACCCCACCACTTCTTCTCCCTCTCAGAAACCCTCACAACCCCTAATTGCGCAATATGAcccttcttcttcgtcttcttcttcttcttctactacttcttcttcttcttgctctgAATTGTCCTCTGTGATATGCCCCTCCATGGCGTACACGAACACGCTCTTCTTCCAGTCACCGTACAACGTGCAGGTGGTGGTGGCCCAGGACGAGCCCGAGGAGCGCCTCCTCAACAGGTTCCGCAGAGAGGTGTTGAAGGTCGGCGTCATTCAGGAGTGTAGGCGGAGAAGGTACTTCGAGAACAAACAGGAAGAGAAAAAACGCAAGTCGCGTGAGGCTGCCAAACGTAACCGCAAAAGGTAGTCCCTTCTATTTTTCATGACATTGCTGCAATGTTATGTAACAAGTGTTTGGTAGAAtagaaacacaaaaataaaattta includes these proteins:
- the LOC108344722 gene encoding 30S ribosomal protein S21, chloroplastic encodes the protein MAASSTINNFLSFFLPTKPPPPSTPPPIQFNPTTSSPSQKPSQPLIAQYDPSSSSSSSSSTTSSSSCSELSSVICPSMAYTNTLFFQSPYNVQVVVAQDEPEERLLNRFRREVLKVGVIQECRRRRYFENKQEEKKRKSREAAKRNRKRRPMSKTDAQKKQDVPATKREDEDNWDLPDGDTLY